TGCGAACGGGTGCTCATGCGGGCCAGCGCGTCGATCTTGGCGGCTTCGGCGACAGGCACGGTGCCTTCCGATTGCTGGCGCCACATCGCAGCCTGCAGCTCTTGCATCACGCGCGGGTCGCTCTTGGCGGTTTCCAGGAAGCGAGCGTCAGCACGGGCAGCGGCACGGCGTTCGGCGGCAGCACGCCAAGCACCGGCGATGCTGCTTTGGCGCACCGAGCCTGCAAACAGCGCGAACAAGGCGATGGCTGCGACGCAGAACACAGTCCAGGCAGCGAGCAGACCGCCTTCGCTCCAGTTGGAAACGAGCGAGTCGGTCACCACCAGCACGGCCGCCGCGATAGCAACGATCAGCAGGGCAACGAGCGGGCGGGCGCCATTGGCACCGGCGCGGGCGGCTTGAATCTGGCCGAACAGGACTTCGGCGCGACGCACGCCGGGGTGGACAGTAGGTTGGTCAACGTGAACGAAGCTGGTCATGATGCATCCCTCCTGGGGACAGTGATAAACAGTGGTGGCGAACAAGGCCGATGCAGTGATATTAGGGATTACCCCAGTGTTCGTCCACTTTATCTTTCTGATGTTTATCATTCACAAGACTGATGGACGTCAACTTTCGCACACTCGACCTCAACCTGCTTCGCGTTTTCGACGAGGTAATGGCGGAGCGCAACCTCACGCGCGCCGCCCGCAACCTCTCGATCACGCAGCCGGCGGTGAGCAATGCGCTACGGCGCCTGCGTGAAGTACTGGGGGACGAGCTGGTGCGCCGCTCCGGCGCCGGCGTGGAGCCCACGCCACGGGCGCTGGCCCTCTGGCCGACCGTGCGCGATGCCTTGCGCCAGCTGCAGCACACACTGGCTCCCGGCGAGTTCGATGCAGGCACCGCCGACACCACCTTCTTATTAGCGATGGCCGACGCCACCGCAGCCGAGCTCATCCCGGGCCTGGTGCAGATCGCCGAAAAGGAAGCACCCGCAATCTCCTTGCGCGTACTGCCGCTGACCACACGCGATCCGCGCCGCATGCTGGAGCTGGAAGAAGTCGACATGGCTGTCGGCTATTTCCCGGCGGTGATCGCCAGCCTCGCGGCGCGCGG
This is a stretch of genomic DNA from Variovorax paradoxus. It encodes these proteins:
- a CDS encoding LysR family transcriptional regulator, producing MDVNFRTLDLNLLRVFDEVMAERNLTRAARNLSITQPAVSNALRRLREVLGDELVRRSGAGVEPTPRALALWPTVRDALRQLQHTLAPGEFDAGTADTTFLLAMADATAAELIPGLVQIAEKEAPAISLRVLPLTTRDPRRMLELEEVDMAVGYFPAVIASLAARGQSGVGVPFETQRLYLGQYVCVMRRGHPLASAPLTLDDYCAARHLLVSFSGRPYGFIDQTLGALGRERRIVVTVNQFFTAGRVVANSDLLTVLPRHFVTVTGIDDQLVLRDLPFDQPPVHVDAIWHRRAQHGHSHEWLRNALLRSAAAAFAGSVLGQKVPG